The proteins below come from a single Drosophila kikkawai strain 14028-0561.14 chromosome 3R, DkikHiC1v2, whole genome shotgun sequence genomic window:
- the Osi14 gene encoding uncharacterized protein Osi14 encodes MKVFAIACVTLLAASCAFAAPSLQDNRVEGDNTLGRAARYLGACLESDDMATCLAVKGITALNRAARSNNIELASGVTFQRDPASPVSRTGKSLSEQDVYAELPQNADERTGRLVDLAISSATDFLSSHNLEFKLPAETTQQVARALDEGRGKIKKMIGPLALAIGAKLFAVIPLVLGFLALLTFKAVIVAKIAFFLAILVGGSRLLGGFGNKFGGSSYGGAYSSNAWSAPASAGWSSGASSSYPYARSINDDAQQLAYAGQEQQQQ; translated from the exons ATGAAAGTGTTTGCCATCGCCTGTGTGACCCTTTTGGCGGCCAGCTGCGCCTTTGCCGCCCCCAGTCTGCAAGACAACCGCGTCGAGGGGGACAACACTCTGGGCAGGGCGGCCAGATACCTGGGCGCCTGCCTCGAGAGCGACGACATGGCCACCTGTCTGGCCGTCAAGGGAATCACCGCCCTTAATCGGGCCGCCAGGAGCAACAACATCGAGCTGGCCAGCGGTGTCACCTTCCAAAG AGATCCAGCCAGCCCCGTTTCCCGCACCGGAAAATCCCTGAGCGAGCAGGATGTCTACGCCGAGCTGCCCCAGAATGCCGATGAGCGCACTGGCCGTCTAGTCGATCTGGCCATCTCCAGCGCCACCGACTTCCTGAGCAGCCACAACCTGGAGTTCAAGCTGCCCGCCGAGACCACCCAGCAGGTGGCCCGCGCTCTCGATGAAG GCCGCGGCAAGATCAAGAAGATGATTGGACCCCTGGCTCTGGCCATCGGTGCTAAGCTCTTCGCTGTCATTCCCCTGGTGCTCGGTTTCCTGGCCCTGCTCACCTTCAAGGCCGTGATTGTGGCCAAGATCGCCTTCTTCCTGGCCATCCTGGTCGGCGGCTCTCGTCTGCTCGGCGGATTCGGCAACAAGTTCGGAGGTAGCTCCTACGGAGGAGCCTACAGCTCGAACGCCTGGTCCGCACCTGCCAGCGCCGGCTGGAGCTCGGGAGCCTCCTCGTCCTATCCCTATGCCCGCAGCATCAACGATGATGCCCAGCAGTTGGCCTATGCCggtcaggagcagcagcagcagtaa